In one window of Paracoccus saliphilus DNA:
- a CDS encoding LysR family transcriptional regulator yields the protein MAITFRQLRYFLVLAEELHFGRAAQKLHISQPPLSASLKQLEQTLGFALMERSHKAVRLTPAGIVYAEHARRILGQLDAAEALAAQAAKQVAGKITIGFVPSMLFRRLAETLREVQEAYPEIELRLHEMNTSRQVEALLAHRLDVGFVHSAPFPEAITEHVLGTERMLCCVPRDHPLAGRSRIRVSDLAGERVLIFAREFAPHFHDKIATLLQAADTEPFDGYRIQHWFTVVALVGQGMGISLVPQSLARSSFANVRYIEIEEAVAEHRISLIWRDENLTDTTRHFIRFVTGQADQF from the coding sequence ATGGCCATCACCTTTCGACAATTGCGCTATTTCCTCGTCCTCGCGGAAGAGCTGCATTTCGGGCGCGCGGCGCAAAAGTTGCACATCTCTCAGCCGCCGCTGAGCGCCAGTCTCAAGCAGCTTGAACAGACGCTCGGATTCGCGCTGATGGAGCGTTCGCACAAGGCGGTGCGGCTGACCCCCGCCGGGATCGTCTATGCCGAACATGCCCGGCGCATCCTGGGTCAACTCGACGCGGCCGAGGCGCTGGCCGCGCAGGCGGCCAAGCAGGTCGCCGGCAAGATCACCATCGGCTTCGTGCCCTCGATGCTGTTTCGCCGGCTGGCCGAAACATTGCGCGAGGTGCAGGAAGCCTATCCCGAGATCGAGTTGCGCCTGCACGAGATGAATACCTCTCGTCAGGTCGAGGCGTTGCTTGCCCATCGTCTCGATGTCGGCTTCGTCCATTCCGCACCGTTCCCCGAGGCGATCACTGAACATGTGCTTGGCACCGAACGAATGCTGTGCTGTGTGCCGCGTGACCACCCCCTGGCGGGGCGCAGCCGGATACGGGTTTCTGATCTGGCGGGTGAACGGGTGCTGATCTTCGCGCGTGAGTTCGCCCCGCATTTCCATGACAAGATCGCCACGCTTTTGCAGGCGGCGGATACCGAGCCTTTCGATGGCTATCGGATTCAGCATTGGTTTACCGTGGTGGCGCTGGTCGGTCAGGGGATGGGGATCTCTCTGGTTCCGCAATCGCTGGCCAGAAGCAGCTTTGCCAATGTGCGATATATCGAGATCGAGGAAGCGGTGGCCGAGCATCGGATCTCGCTGATCTGGAGGGATGAGAACCTTACCGATACGACCCGGCATTTCATCAGGTTCGTGACCGGTCAGGCGGATCAGTTCTGA
- a CDS encoding acyl-CoA dehydrogenase family protein — translation MPKEIHQNIPDSSGMNAFRADPAMADLLRIYLSPEMATLALTQADLMGAMVGGRLEELALSADKNPPVLHIRARNGAPDERIVKHPDYEQLEQVAFGDFGLAAMSHRAGVFGEDSKLPPLMKYALVYLFVQAEFGLCCPLSMTDSLTRTLLRFGSDELISRYAEPLTSQDMDQLFQGAMFMTEQVAGSDVGAIDTVARQVDGEWRLYGDKWFCSNPDAALAMVLARPEGGAAGTRGLSLFLLPRELPDGRRNAYRILRLKDKLGTRSMASGEIALEGATAYLVGDPGQGFRQMTDMINMSRLANGVRSAGLMRRSISEALFIARNRTAFGKRLIELPLMRRQLAKMLVTAEQGRAMVFHTARVLEASDKGDAAMARVLRILTPLIKFRTCRDARKLAGDAMEVRGGCGYIEEWSDARVLRDAHLGSIWEGTSNIVALDVARAARREDALTALATYIDDLICETEAILGPLPGFGEAFHRAADLLHSVADDPSREIETRRAASAVYNATSACIMAWESARLTSLGAAGAPDRLHLAQAVLRHKLSARDPLAAPEGEDDAVLDMLDAEPGEDVFDQSVQ, via the coding sequence ATGCCCAAGGAAATCCATCAGAACATCCCCGACAGTTCCGGCATGAACGCCTTTCGCGCCGATCCCGCGATGGCCGATCTGCTGCGCATCTACCTGTCGCCCGAGATGGCAACGCTTGCCCTGACTCAGGCGGATCTGATGGGCGCGATGGTCGGCGGCAGGCTGGAGGAACTGGCGCTGAGCGCCGACAAGAACCCTCCGGTCCTGCATATTCGCGCCCGCAACGGGGCGCCGGATGAGAGGATCGTCAAGCATCCGGACTATGAGCAATTGGAGCAGGTCGCCTTCGGGGATTTCGGGCTGGCGGCAATGTCGCATCGGGCCGGGGTGTTCGGCGAGGACAGCAAGCTTCCCCCCCTGATGAAATACGCGCTGGTCTATCTGTTCGTGCAGGCCGAGTTCGGGCTGTGCTGCCCGCTCTCGATGACCGACTCGCTGACCCGCACATTGCTGCGTTTCGGCTCTGACGAGCTGATCTCGCGCTATGCCGAACCGCTGACCAGCCAGGACATGGACCAGCTTTTCCAGGGTGCGATGTTCATGACCGAGCAGGTGGCAGGCTCGGATGTGGGCGCCATCGACACCGTGGCCCGGCAGGTCGATGGCGAATGGCGGCTTTACGGCGACAAGTGGTTCTGTTCCAACCCCGATGCCGCGCTGGCGATGGTGCTGGCCCGGCCCGAGGGCGGGGCGGCGGGCACGCGCGGGTTGTCGCTGTTCCTGCTGCCGCGCGAGTTACCCGACGGGCGGCGCAATGCCTATCGTATCCTGCGGCTGAAGGACAAGCTGGGCACCCGGTCGATGGCCAGCGGCGAGATCGCGCTGGAAGGGGCCACGGCCTATCTGGTCGGCGATCCGGGACAGGGTTTCCGGCAGATGACCGACATGATCAACATGTCGCGGCTTGCCAATGGCGTGCGCTCGGCCGGTCTGATGCGGCGCTCGATCAGCGAGGCCTTGTTCATCGCCCGTAACCGCACCGCCTTCGGCAAGCGCCTGATCGAGTTGCCGCTGATGCGCCGCCAGCTTGCCAAGATGCTGGTCACCGCCGAACAGGGGCGCGCGATGGTGTTCCACACCGCCCGCGTGCTGGAAGCCTCCGACAAGGGCGATGCCGCCATGGCCAGGGTGCTGCGCATCCTGACTCCGCTGATCAAGTTCCGCACCTGCCGCGATGCCCGCAAACTGGCGGGAGACGCGATGGAGGTGCGGGGCGGCTGTGGCTATATCGAGGAATGGTCCGATGCGCGGGTGCTGCGGGATGCCCATCTGGGATCGATATGGGAAGGCACCAGCAATATCGTCGCGCTGGACGTCGCGCGCGCGGCGCGGCGCGAGGATGCGTTGACGGCGCTTGCCACCTATATCGATGATCTGATCTGCGAGACGGAGGCGATCCTGGGCCCCTTGCCCGGCTTTGGCGAGGCATTTCACCGCGCCGCGGATCTGCTGCATTCCGTCGCGGATGATCCCTCCCGCGAGATCGAGACGCGGCGGGCGGCAAGCGCGGTCTACAATGCCACTTCGGCCTGCATCATGGCGTGGGAGAGCGCCCGGTTGACATCGCTTGGCGCAGCGGGCGCCCCGGATCGCCTGCATCTGGCGCAAGCCGTGCTGCGCCACAAGTTAAGTGCGCGTGACCCGCTGGCCGCGCCGGAGGGCGAGGATGATGCGGTGCTGGACATGCTCGACGCCGAACCGGGCGAGGATGTTTTCGACCAATCGGTGCAATAA
- the hrpB gene encoding ATP-dependent helicase HrpB yields the protein MLEKLPIDDVIPALRDVMSAHGRAVLVAPPGAGKTTRVPLALVDQTRGKIVMLEPRRLAARAAAERLASGLGEAPGGQVGYRIRGEAVPGSRIEVVTEGILTRMIQSDPSLDGVGCVIFDEFHERSLNADLGLALVWEAREALREDLAVLVMSATLEAEPVAALLDDAPVMRSEGRAFEVETRWLERPLPARARMADEAARLILRAEEETRETGGTVLAFLPGEGEIRRVSGMLGATGCEVLPLYGALDAKAQRAALAPPGDRRRIVLATAIAETSLTIPEVRVVVDAGRSRRARFDPGSGMSRLVTERVSRAEAGQRRGRAGRVAPGICYRMWARAEEGALPAFAPPEITVADLTGLALELAAWGAEPADLAFLTPPPEGAFTEARTLLTELGALDRAGRITGHGKALARLPLHPRLAHMLLLAGRGAADLAALLSDRDPLRGAPSDLALRLAAIRDPEAFADRYPHDLHRPGLQRIREEARRLRKLAPDADPMSAGAMAALAYPDRIGLRRKGEVPRFVLSGGKGAALEEGDVLAGQRLIVAVDLDGDQREARIRMAAGLDGAELRALYGGQIEEVAICEWSRREARVLARRQERFGALVLSDRIWKDAPEDAVARAALEGLRQDGLPWTPAAARLRARIALVEGLGPVDDASLLADGDWLLPWLGRCRTQADLRALDLSEALKARIGWDGQQRLAAEIPAHFVTPLGRKVPIDYDHEAPSIELRLQELFGVTRHPMVGGRPLRISLLSPGGKPVQVTMDLPGFWASSYGEVRKDMRGRYPRHPWPDDPTEAAPTTRAKPRGT from the coding sequence ATGCTTGAAAAGTTGCCCATAGACGATGTAATTCCTGCCCTGCGCGACGTGATGTCTGCGCATGGCCGGGCGGTGCTGGTCGCGCCGCCAGGAGCAGGCAAGACGACGCGGGTGCCTCTGGCCCTGGTGGACCAGACCCGCGGCAAGATCGTCATGCTGGAGCCGCGGCGGTTGGCTGCGCGGGCGGCGGCCGAACGTCTTGCGTCGGGACTGGGTGAAGCTCCCGGCGGTCAAGTCGGTTATCGTATCCGGGGCGAGGCGGTGCCGGGCAGTCGGATCGAGGTCGTCACAGAGGGTATCCTGACCCGGATGATCCAGTCGGACCCGTCGCTGGACGGCGTCGGCTGCGTGATCTTCGACGAATTCCATGAGCGCAGCCTGAACGCCGATCTGGGCCTTGCGCTGGTCTGGGAGGCGCGCGAAGCGCTGCGCGAGGACCTGGCGGTGCTGGTGATGTCGGCCACGCTGGAGGCCGAACCGGTCGCGGCGCTATTGGACGATGCGCCGGTGATGCGATCCGAGGGGCGGGCCTTCGAGGTCGAAACTCGATGGCTGGAACGGCCCTTGCCCGCGCGGGCACGGATGGCCGACGAGGCGGCGCGGCTGATCCTGCGGGCCGAGGAGGAAACACGCGAGACCGGCGGCACGGTCCTCGCCTTCCTGCCGGGAGAGGGAGAGATCCGGCGTGTTTCCGGCATGCTGGGAGCGACGGGCTGCGAGGTGCTGCCGCTTTACGGGGCGCTGGATGCCAAGGCGCAGCGGGCGGCGCTTGCGCCGCCGGGGGACAGGCGGCGGATCGTGCTGGCGACGGCGATTGCCGAAACCTCGCTGACCATCCCCGAGGTGCGGGTGGTCGTGGATGCCGGCCGGTCGCGGCGCGCGCGTTTCGATCCCGGTAGCGGCATGTCGCGGCTGGTGACCGAGCGTGTCAGCCGCGCCGAGGCGGGCCAGCGCCGGGGGCGCGCGGGGCGTGTGGCGCCGGGCATCTGCTACCGCATGTGGGCGCGGGCCGAAGAGGGGGCGCTCCCCGCATTCGCTCCGCCCGAGATCACGGTCGCCGATCTGACCGGGCTGGCTTTGGAGCTGGCCGCATGGGGGGCGGAACCCGCCGATCTGGCGTTCCTGACGCCTCCCCCTGAGGGGGCGTTCACCGAGGCCCGGACTTTGTTGACGGAACTTGGGGCACTGGACCGGGCAGGGCGGATCACCGGCCACGGCAAGGCACTGGCGCGGCTGCCCCTGCATCCGAGATTGGCGCATATGCTGCTGCTTGCCGGGCGCGGAGCGGCGGATCTGGCGGCGCTTTTGTCGGATCGCGATCCTCTGCGTGGCGCGCCCTCGGACCTGGCGCTGCGGCTGGCGGCGATCCGCGACCCCGAGGCTTTTGCGGACCGTTACCCCCATGACCTGCATCGCCCCGGTTTGCAGCGTATCCGCGAAGAGGCACGGCGGTTGCGGAAACTGGCCCCCGACGCCGACCCAATGTCAGCGGGCGCGATGGCCGCATTGGCCTATCCCGACCGGATCGGCTTGCGTCGCAAGGGCGAGGTGCCGCGTTTTGTGCTGTCGGGCGGCAAAGGGGCGGCGCTGGAAGAAGGCGATGTTCTGGCCGGGCAACGGCTGATCGTCGCGGTCGATCTGGACGGCGATCAGCGCGAGGCACGGATTCGCATGGCCGCCGGGCTGGACGGCGCCGAATTGCGGGCGCTTTACGGCGGGCAGATCGAAGAGGTTGCGATCTGCGAATGGTCGCGGCGCGAGGCCCGTGTATTGGCCCGTCGGCAAGAGCGTTTCGGGGCGCTGGTGCTGTCGGACCGGATCTGGAAGGACGCGCCGGAGGATGCGGTGGCGCGCGCGGCGCTGGAGGGGTTGCGGCAGGATGGGCTGCCATGGACTCCTGCCGCTGCCCGCCTGCGCGCCCGCATCGCGTTGGTCGAGGGGCTGGGGCCGGTGGACGATGCCAGCCTGCTGGCCGATGGCGATTGGCTGCTGCCATGGTTGGGGCGCTGCAGGACGCAGGCCGATCTGCGCGCGCTGGACCTGAGTGAAGCCCTGAAGGCGCGGATCGGTTGGGACGGTCAGCAACGCCTCGCTGCCGAGATACCGGCGCATTTCGTCACGCCGCTCGGGCGCAAGGTGCCGATCGATTACGACCATGAGGCGCCGTCGATCGAGCTGCGCCTGCAGGAACTTTTCGGCGTAACCCGCCATCCGATGGTCGGCGGGCGCCCCCTGCGCATCTCGCTGTTGTCGCCGGGGGGAAAGCCGGTGCAGGTGACAATGGACCTGCCCGGCTTCTGGGCGTCTTCCTATGGCGAGGTCCGCAAGGATATGCGTGGCCGCTATCCCCGCCACCCATGGCCCGACGACCCGACCGAGGCCGCGCCGACCACACGAGCCAAGCCGCGCGGGACGTAG
- a CDS encoding YcjX family protein — MGIGSDLMRGLGFGDPVIRLGVTGLSRAGKTVFITSLVANLMDRGRMHALRAAADGSLKTAWLQPQPDDTVPRFDFERHLAAMTGTEPHWPDSTRHVSQLRLSLRIEPRGLFSGLRGPQTVHLDIVDYPGEWLLDLRLMEKDFGDWSTEVLSRIDGRPGAGEYLDALSGLDPVDRFDEPTAQRLAEAYTAHLQATREAGWSDCTPGRFLIPGELAGSPALTFAPLPEGLQGGKLYKEFRRRFDAYKSRVVKPFFRDHFARIDRQVVLVDVLGAIHQGPQAVEDMRRAMADILTAFRPGRAGWLAQLLGTRRVERILFAATKADHLHHTQHNRLTAILSATLREARDRADFSGARTEAMAIAALRATTEDIIRKEGDELPAVRGRLTDGRQAAFYPGELPADPSQLLNPARDGAQDWLDGDYAVMNFAPAPMTRRPGDGPPHIRLDRAAEFLIGDML, encoded by the coding sequence ATGGGAATCGGCAGTGATCTGATGCGCGGGCTCGGCTTTGGCGATCCGGTGATCCGCTTGGGCGTCACCGGGCTGTCGCGCGCAGGCAAGACGGTGTTCATCACCTCGCTGGTGGCCAACCTGATGGATCGCGGACGCATGCATGCGCTGAGGGCTGCCGCGGATGGCAGCCTCAAGACTGCGTGGCTGCAGCCTCAGCCTGATGACACCGTGCCACGCTTCGATTTCGAGCGCCACCTTGCCGCCATGACCGGAACCGAGCCGCATTGGCCCGACAGCACGCGCCATGTCAGCCAGTTGCGCCTGTCCCTGCGGATAGAGCCGCGCGGGTTGTTTTCCGGTTTGCGCGGACCACAAACCGTGCACCTGGATATCGTCGATTATCCGGGCGAATGGCTGCTGGATCTGCGGTTGATGGAAAAGGACTTCGGGGATTGGTCCACCGAAGTTCTCTCGCGGATCGATGGCCGCCCCGGCGCGGGGGAATATCTCGACGCGTTGTCCGGGCTCGATCCCGTCGACCGGTTCGACGAGCCGACCGCGCAGCGCCTTGCCGAAGCCTATACCGCCCATCTGCAGGCCACGCGCGAGGCGGGTTGGTCGGATTGCACCCCCGGCCGCTTCCTGATCCCCGGCGAATTGGCGGGCTCACCCGCGCTGACATTCGCGCCCTTGCCTGAAGGTTTACAGGGCGGCAAGCTCTACAAGGAGTTCCGGCGCCGCTTCGATGCCTATAAATCGCGGGTCGTGAAGCCCTTTTTCCGCGACCATTTCGCCCGGATCGACCGGCAGGTGGTGCTGGTCGATGTGCTGGGCGCGATCCATCAGGGCCCGCAGGCGGTCGAGGATATGCGCCGCGCCATGGCCGATATCCTGACCGCCTTCCGTCCCGGCCGCGCGGGATGGCTGGCGCAGCTTCTGGGCACAAGGCGGGTCGAGCGTATCCTGTTTGCCGCCACCAAGGCCGATCACCTGCACCACACCCAGCATAACCGCCTGACCGCGATCCTTTCCGCCACGCTGCGCGAGGCCCGCGACCGCGCCGATTTCTCGGGCGCGCGGACCGAGGCCATGGCCATCGCCGCATTACGCGCCACGACCGAGGACATAATCCGGAAGGAAGGCGATGAACTGCCCGCCGTTCGCGGACGATTGACGGACGGGCGGCAGGCGGCATTCTATCCGGGAGAACTGCCCGCCGATCCGTCGCAATTGCTGAACCCGGCCCGTGACGGCGCGCAGGACTGGCTGGATGGCGATTACGCCGTGATGAATTTCGCCCCCGCGCCAATGACCCGCCGTCCCGGGGACGGTCCACCTCATATCCGGCTGGATCGCGCCGCCGAATTCCTGATCGGAGACATGCTGTGA
- a CDS encoding YcjF family protein produces MSDNPKRSPVLIELDAPTSTESAAGPSQEARDDAGRAQPNPADAPPIDETDSALPRPRTMEMVTRLVGRPPSPLTRLFINSGVALFVFLLTIAALDFIAGLLDSYPLLGWIGIGLLGLFTFASLGMAWREYRAWARFARIDAIQRQAGQALAEDSTDKARRVIDQLVSLYHPRADLKWGRERLAERRDEAYDAKSLITMAETELMAQLDQEARREIEAAARTVAAATALIPLALADVAAALAANLRMIRRMAEIYGGRAGTVGSWRLARTVMTHLVATGAVAAGDDLIHTVAGGGVLAKLSRRFGEGVVNGALTARVGIAAMEVCRPLPFLAQPSPKVGNLIARGLRGLFGSDDSGR; encoded by the coding sequence GTGAGCGACAATCCCAAGCGCAGCCCCGTGCTGATCGAACTGGACGCCCCCACCTCCACCGAGTCAGCAGCCGGCCCAAGCCAGGAGGCGCGGGACGATGCGGGCCGAGCCCAGCCCAACCCCGCCGACGCGCCCCCCATCGACGAGACGGACAGCGCTCTGCCCCGCCCACGCACGATGGAGATGGTTACGCGGCTGGTCGGCCGACCGCCCTCACCCTTGACACGGCTGTTCATCAATTCCGGCGTAGCGCTGTTCGTATTTCTGCTGACCATTGCCGCGCTGGATTTCATCGCCGGACTGTTGGACAGCTATCCGCTTCTCGGCTGGATCGGCATCGGGCTGTTGGGCCTGTTCACCTTCGCCAGCCTGGGGATGGCATGGCGCGAATACCGGGCATGGGCGCGTTTTGCCCGGATCGACGCGATCCAGCGGCAGGCCGGGCAGGCGCTGGCCGAGGACAGCACCGACAAGGCGCGGCGGGTCATCGATCAACTGGTGTCGCTGTATCATCCCCGCGCCGATCTGAAATGGGGCCGTGAACGGCTCGCCGAGAGGCGGGATGAGGCTTATGACGCCAAGAGCCTAATCACCATGGCCGAAACCGAACTCATGGCGCAACTGGACCAGGAAGCTCGCCGAGAAATCGAGGCCGCCGCCCGTACCGTCGCCGCCGCCACCGCGCTGATCCCGCTGGCATTGGCCGATGTCGCCGCCGCGCTAGCCGCCAATCTGCGGATGATCCGGCGCATGGCCGAGATCTATGGCGGCCGCGCCGGAACGGTCGGAAGCTGGCGGCTGGCGCGCACCGTGATGACCCATCTGGTCGCCACCGGAGCGGTCGCGGCGGGCGATGACCTGATCCATACCGTCGCCGGCGGGGGCGTACTTGCCAAGCTGTCGCGCCGTTTCGGCGAAGGCGTGGTCAATGGCGCTTTGACGGCCCGTGTCGGCATTGCCGCGATGGAGGTCTGTCGTCCCCTGCCATTCCTTGCCCAGCCCAGCCCCAAGGTGGGTAATCTGATCGCGCGCGGATTGCGGGGATTGTTCGGCAGCGATGACAGCGGCAGGTGA
- a CDS encoding cold-shock protein, giving the protein MANGTVKWFNATKGYGFIAPENGNRDVFLHISALERSNLSAPADGQAVTFDIETGRDGRESAINVSFA; this is encoded by the coding sequence ATGGCTAATGGCACCGTGAAATGGTTCAACGCAACCAAAGGTTATGGCTTCATCGCGCCGGAAAATGGCAACCGGGACGTGTTCCTGCATATTTCGGCTCTGGAGCGTTCCAACCTGTCCGCTCCCGCCGATGGTCAGGCCGTGACTTTCGACATCGAAACCGGTCGTGACGGACGCGAGTCGGCGATCAACGTCTCTTTCGCCTGA
- a CDS encoding FadR/GntR family transcriptional regulator, which yields MPFQKIEAEKLSDAVIRQIEELILQGVLSPSERLPSERDLAETMGVSRPSLREALSRLQKDGLLVARPGSGIYVAEVLGSAFSPALVRLIARHPRATSDYLAFRKDLEGLAAERAAQSADEVDLAVIDAAFRKMETAHADPDPQIEARLDVGFHMAIVEASHNVIALHMMRSMQELLQAGVFRNRARIFAATDLRNQLLEQHRAINAAIQTRDGALARQRIGIHLDFVAEQLLLQQRADEKADLARLRLRGEETKG from the coding sequence ATGCCCTTCCAGAAGATCGAAGCCGAAAAGCTTTCCGACGCGGTGATCCGCCAGATCGAGGAATTGATCCTGCAAGGCGTGCTGTCCCCATCCGAGCGCCTGCCCTCCGAACGCGACCTAGCCGAGACGATGGGTGTTTCACGTCCCTCTCTGCGCGAAGCCTTGTCGCGCCTGCAAAAGGACGGGTTGCTGGTCGCCCGACCGGGTTCGGGGATCTATGTCGCCGAGGTTCTGGGCTCGGCCTTTTCTCCCGCGCTGGTTCGGCTGATCGCCCGCCATCCCCGCGCAACCTCCGATTACCTGGCCTTTCGCAAGGATCTGGAGGGGCTGGCCGCCGAGCGAGCGGCGCAATCGGCCGACGAAGTCGACCTGGCCGTGATCGATGCAGCCTTTCGCAAGATGGAGACGGCCCATGCCGACCCCGATCCACAGATCGAGGCAAGGCTGGACGTGGGTTTTCACATGGCTATCGTCGAGGCCAGCCACAACGTCATCGCCCTGCATATGATGCGCTCGATGCAGGAATTGCTGCAGGCCGGTGTCTTTCGGAACCGCGCCCGGATTTTTGCCGCGACCGACCTGCGCAACCAGTTGCTGGAGCAGCATCGCGCGATCAATGCCGCCATCCAGACCCGCGACGGAGCGCTGGCGCGGCAACGGATCGGGATTCACCTGGATTTCGTGGCTGAACAACTGCTGCTGCAGCAACGCGCCGATGAGAAAGCCGATCTTGCGCGGCTCCGCCTGCGCGGCGAGGAAACCAAGGGCTGA
- a CDS encoding DsrE family protein — protein sequence MRGFRKLAQATSLVAFIYGSGYAVAGPADPSKFEPVQYEPQKVLYDWNYATPHEGLRALGYIKNHIKAMEEFGDLENSDFVIVAHGNDLHALSRLNSEAFPDAYDQLKELSDLGVKIHVCRNAAKGRGYEPDEFYDMITVVPAAVIDIAKYQNMGYSYMYPALHPRMTREEDIIPQYPEVTMDE from the coding sequence ATGCGGGGATTTCGGAAACTGGCACAGGCCACAAGCCTTGTCGCATTCATCTATGGATCGGGTTATGCCGTGGCCGGACCTGCCGATCCCTCGAAATTCGAGCCGGTGCAATACGAGCCGCAAAAGGTGCTTTATGACTGGAACTACGCAACCCCGCATGAGGGGCTGCGCGCGCTCGGTTACATCAAGAATCATATCAAGGCGATGGAGGAGTTCGGCGATCTCGAGAACTCGGATTTCGTGATCGTCGCACATGGCAATGACCTGCACGCGCTGTCGCGCCTTAATAGCGAGGCTTTTCCCGACGCCTATGACCAGTTGAAGGAACTGTCGGATCTGGGCGTGAAAATCCATGTCTGCCGGAATGCCGCGAAGGGACGGGGCTATGAACCGGACGAGTTCTACGACATGATCACCGTCGTCCCCGCAGCAGTGATCGATATCGCGAAATATCAGAACATGGGATATAGCTACATGTATCCCGCACTGCATCCACGGATGACACGGGAAGAAGATATCATCCCGCAATATCCCGAAGTCACCATGGATGAATGA
- a CDS encoding F0F1 ATP synthase subunit B, whose product MKRISAIAITLLAATPAAAASGPFFSLRNTDFIVLLAFLVFIGILIYYKVPSIVGGKLDERADGIRKDLDEARRLREEAQEIYASYERRQREVQGQADEIISNARREAEAQAAKAKEDLKVSIQRRLKGAEDQIASAEKDAIRAVQGQAVQASVAAASELLAAQVKAGKRSDGIDDAIEDVARRLN is encoded by the coding sequence ATGAAACGCATCAGCGCAATCGCCATCACCCTGCTGGCCGCCACTCCGGCGGCGGCGGCAAGCGGTCCGTTCTTTTCGCTGCGCAATACCGATTTCATCGTGTTGCTGGCCTTCCTGGTCTTCATCGGCATCCTGATCTATTACAAGGTGCCCTCGATCGTCGGCGGCAAGCTGGACGAGCGTGCCGACGGTATCCGCAAGGATCTGGACGAGGCCCGCCGCCTGCGCGAAGAAGCGCAGGAGATCTATGCCAGCTACGAGCGTCGCCAGCGCGAGGTGCAGGGGCAGGCGGACGAGATCATCTCGAATGCCCGCCGCGAGGCCGAGGCACAGGCCGCCAAGGCCAAGGAGGATCTCAAGGTCTCGATCCAACGCCGCCTGAAGGGGGCCGAGGATCAGATTGCCAGTGCCGAGAAGGACGCCATTCGCGCCGTTCAGGGGCAAGCTGTTCAGGCATCCGTGGCCGCCGCATCCGAGCTGCTGGCAGCTCAGGTCAAGGCCGGGAAGCGTTCTGACGGTATCGATGACGCCATCGAAGACGTGGCGCGTCGGTTGAACTAA
- a CDS encoding F0F1 ATP synthase subunit B': MISLLQEAATEAVEHTEEAAAAAGHGAEQSSGMPQLDFSTFPNQIFWLIVTLAVLYWVLSRIALPRIASVLSDRQGAITGDLMAAEEFKQKAKEAEAAYDKALADARTEAHKIVEANRAEIQKELDTAIAHADSEIAARTAESEKRIREIRESAATDAREVARDVTAELVRSFGGDVDQGAVDSAVENRLKGALQ; encoded by the coding sequence ATGATCAGCCTGTTGCAAGAGGCCGCAACCGAAGCGGTCGAACATACGGAAGAAGCCGCCGCTGCGGCCGGTCATGGCGCCGAGCAATCCTCGGGCATGCCGCAGCTGGATTTCAGCACCTTCCCGAACCAGATTTTCTGGCTCATCGTCACGCTGGCGGTGCTGTACTGGGTGTTGTCCCGGATCGCATTGCCCCGGATCGCCTCTGTCCTGTCAGACCGTCAGGGCGCCATCACAGGCGACCTCATGGCTGCCGAGGAGTTCAAGCAGAAGGCGAAAGAGGCCGAGGCCGCCTATGACAAGGCGCTGGCCGATGCGCGGACCGAAGCGCATAAGATCGTCGAGGCGAACCGGGCCGAGATCCAGAAGGAACTCGACACCGCTATCGCCCATGCCGATTCCGAGATCGCGGCCCGTACCGCGGAATCCGAAAAGCGTATCCGCGAGATCCGCGAATCCGCTGCAACCGACGCGCGCGAGGTTGCCCGCGACGTCACTGCCGAACTGGTGCGCAGTTTTGGTGGCGATGTCGATCAGGGTGCGGTGGACAGTGCCGTCGAGAACCGCTTGAAGGGGGCCTTGCAATGA
- a CDS encoding F0F1 ATP synthase subunit C, whose protein sequence is MEGNIAELGQYIGAGLAAIGSGAAAVGVGNVAGNFLSGALRNPSAAGGQTATLFIGIAFAEALGIFAFLVALLLMFAV, encoded by the coding sequence ATGGAAGGGAATATCGCCGAACTCGGACAGTATATCGGTGCCGGTCTGGCCGCCATCGGTTCGGGCGCTGCCGCCGTTGGTGTGGGCAACGTCGCCGGGAACTTCCTCTCGGGTGCGCTGCGCAACCCGTCGGCTGCCGGCGGTCAAACCGCTACGCTGTTCATCGGCATCGCCTTCGCGGAAGCCCTGGGGATCTTCGCGTTCCTCGTCGCGCTTCTGCTGATGTTCGCGGTCTGA